TGCAATTAAATGCATTAATATAAATTAAGGTTTTACGTTCAAAAAACATTGATTTACGGGTGTTTTTTCATTTTTATACTCACTAAAAAGTGAATTTTTGCCTTAAAACTGGGAAACTCGGGATTTTAGCTTTTTTAGTTTGCTTTATTTGATTAATAAGTAAATAAAAAATTTCACCTAAATTTAAGGTGAAATTTTACTTTGTTATTTCAAGTTTTTAGGCTTCTTTTTTAGCAAGATCATCAACTGAGCCGATAAAGGCAAATTCTGATGGGGAAATATCTAAAAATTCGCCATCAATAATTCGAATTACTGAATCAATTGTTTTTTCAAGTGGAACATAAACTCCAGGTTCTTTAGTAAAGGCAGCGGCCATAAAGAAATTCTGGGTGAAAAAGTTTTCAAGTTGAAGCGCTTTACGGACAATTATTTTACTTTCAGCATCAAGTTCATCAAATCCAAGAATCAAAATAACATCTTCTAAGTCTTTGTATTTTTTCATAATTGACTTAGCGGCGATAATTGCATTAAAATGTCTTTCACCAATAACGTTTACCGAAACTGAGTTCGAGGTTGAAACTAAAGGATCAAAAGCTGGGAAAATATTTCTTGACATTTTATCACGTGAGAGCACAAATGAAGAATCAAGGTGAGTAAAGAGCGAAATAGCCGCTGGATCAGAAAGATCATCCATTGGCAAGAAAACGGTTTGGAATGAAGTAATTGAACCATTTTCATTTTTATAAAGACGATCTTCAATAAAAGAAACATCAGAGTCCATTGTCGCATGGTAACCACCGATTGAAACATTTTTTTCAAGCGCACTTGAGACTTCATTAGTAGCTTGAATAAAACGGTAAATGTTGTCAATAAATAAAAGCACATCTTGTTTTTCGTAGTCACGAGCATATTCAGCAGCTGTAACTCCCATTGGCACAATCATTGAACGTGCGCCAGGAGTTTCGTTCATTTGGGCAACAAACATTGTTGATTTAGACATTAAATTTGACTCTTGAAGTTCTAAAAATAACTCAAGACCTTCACGGGAACGCTCACCTGAACCAACAAAAATTGATGAAACTTTTTGTCTTTGTTTGGAAACGTTAAAAATTATTTCTTTCATCAAAACAGTTTTACCAACTCCGGCACCACCAAAAATTCCAATTTTATAACCTTCAAAAATAGGTACAAAAAAATCAAGCGCTTTAATTCCGGTTTCAAGCAATTTATGACGAACATTAAAATTTTCTTTTGTAACATTAACTGTTGAATTAATCGGAATTGTTTTTGGCTTGTATTGGGCATTATTTTGCGATTGAGCCAAAATGTTAAAAACTTGATTTTTAGCACTAGCACCAACAGGAACTTGTAAAAAAGTGAGTGTATTAACAACTTGATGACCAACGGCAATTGGCTGAGATTTGGCAATCACAATTGCACGAACTGTATTTGCATCTAAAATTTTTTTAATAACCAAAACTGTTGTGTTTTGGTGCATTGTTAGAGCTTGTTCAAGTTGAATTTTATCAAGATCAGTCTGAAATTTGATTTCAGCAACATTAGTTCAAATTTGGGAAACAAAACCAATCATTTTTATCTACCTCCGATATTTTGGGCTTTTTGTGTTATTGAATCAAGTAATGACTGATCCATTTTTGGGAATGCAAGTGGAACTTCGAGTTGAGTATTTGTTGATTTTTCCAAAAATTGGTTAACTACTGTTGCAAAATATGAACCAGCGAGCTGATCGTCAATAAATTCATTATTTGTGTATTTGGCAAAAATTTGTTTGGCAAACGGATCAGTTTCAATTAAGGCCTGAACAAAATTCACGACTTTTGTAGGGTCAGCCACATCTTTTAAAAGACCTCAAGAAATTATTTTTATTCCCATTAAAACACTTGTTGGTGAATAATAAGAATAACCTTTTTGAACTAAAAACTGCTCAACTTGTGACCCTTTAAAAAGTAAATCTGAAGTTTCTTTATTAAGATCATAATCTAATTTTGCCAATTTAATTTGCTTTTGATAGTTATAATATAATGATGAAATTTCTTTTGAAATTGCACGAATATTCTTTGCTTGAACTGATGAGCCTGTCCGCGAAACACTAAGTCCAATATTTACCGCAGGAATTTTTCCTTCGGCAAAAAGTGCTGAAGAAGTAATAATTTGACCGTCAGTAATTGAAATTACATTCGAAGAAACAAGTGCGGTAATATCATTATCAACAGTTTGAAGAATTGGCAAGGCTGTAATTGATTTTCGTCCAATAAAACGACCTGAACGCTCTAAAAGTTTTGAGTGGGCAAAGAAAATATCAGCCGGAAAAGCTTCTTTTCCAATTGGCTGATTAGTTAAAAGAGCAACCTCACGCCAAACACTAGCATGTTTTGACAGATCATCAAAAACAATAACAACATCGTAATTATAACTAAGATTTTCAGCATGTGCCATTGCAAAATAAGGGGCTAAATATTGATCAAATGGGCTTGTTGAAGCTGCATGAAGAACGATTGTGTTATTCATTGCCCCATTTTTTAATAGATCATGGTATAAAGAGACTAAATTTTGGCGTTTTTGACCAATTGAGACATAAATACATTTTGTTGTTGGCGAATTTTTTTGGTTAATAATTGTGTTAATTCCAATATGTGTTTTTCCAGTTTGACGATCACCGACAATAAGTTCACGCTGACCAAATCCAATTGGGTTAAAAAGATCGATTGACAAAATTCCGGTATAAACTTGGCGATCAAGCAATTGACGTTGTAAAACACCTGCGGCAGTTGCAAAAGCTGAATGGCGATAAGTTAAAAAAGTTTGTGGTCTTGCTGATTTTGGTTCGATTATATTACCAGAAAGATCGATAATTTTCCCAAAAAATTCCATCGAAGTGGCCACACGATCAAAATCAGGTAATTCAACAAGTTCGTCATTAATTTCAACTTTACCTTTTTGGTTGTTAAAAAGTAAATAAGCTTGCATATAAGAGGCTTGAATTACTACCGCTTTAATTTCGGGTTTATTTTTGATTTGAAAAAATTGCTGTTCTTTTCAGTTGTATTGTCCTTTAACTAAAATAACATAGTCTAAAACTGAGGCGACACGTAATGACATTATTTTTCTCCTTGTTGTTGATTTTCAGAATTATTTTCAACTTTTTTTAATTGATTTTTTTTATAAACTAACAATCTTGAAATTACAGCAATTGAGACTAAAATTACCGAAAGTGTCCCGACTATTATATAAGCAAGATTATTTGATAACCATTGACCTTGCTGTTCGTTATTGAATTTTTCAATAAGTGCTGAAAAATTCTGAATTGGATCAGAGTTTTGTTGGTTGTTATTTATTGAAGAAGATCCTTGATTTGTTTGTGGTTCATCAAAATAAGCAACATGTCCTAATATTTGGTTTAAAAGATTGATTTGGCGTCCAAGTTGGGTCATTGCCAAAAATTGATTAACTAAATTAGAACTTAATTTGTAAGACTCATTGTGAAAAAGAGCAACTTTTTCGTGTGCCTGGGCAAAATAACGGTTAATATCTTCGCGAGTTAAATTCAATTTTTTGAGATTTTCGTCAAATTGTTTTTCTTTTTGAGCCGCTGCTTCTTTGTCAACTGCATTTGGTTTTGCCAAATATTGGAAAAATTTATCTTGAAGAACAATTAGATTTAAGAAATAAATTAAATAATAATGAGATCAAGCTTTATTATTGTCAATTTCTGATTTTTTTAGATAAGATAAAAACTGAAATTGTGAAGCTGAAAAAACTGTTCCGTGAGAAGAATTGATATAATCTTGGGCCAATTTTTTCTGAGCATCAAGAAAATCTTGGTTATAAAAAACTTTTGTTAATAAATAAAAGAAATTATAAATTGTTGTTTGTGAACCAGGAGAATAATAACGAATTTGGTCAAAACTAAATTGGTCTTGAATATTCAATGTTGAAAAAAACTGGTCAATTACAGCAGTTACACCTAGATTTGAATGGTATAAATTTGTTGTTATTGCTTGTTTTTGAGCTGGAGTTGCGCCTTCAGGAAAATCAGTATAATGGGGAGTATCATAGACTTTTTCGGCTTTTGACTTATCCGCAGGATCACGAACTTGATTAACAAAGTCAACAATTTTTACTTTTGCATTAATTTTATTTCCAGCCGCATCAAATGAAACTGATTCAATAAAATATTTAAAACGTGAATTTAAGGGGTTTAAGAAGAAAAAAATGTTATTTTTTTCTTCCTGTGATGCTGAATTATAGAGGTTAACTACTTGTTGAGGTGTCATAGCTGCATACTGAGGAGCAATAATTGGCGGCAAATCAGGAGCAATTCGCACTTCAAATTCAGGTTTTTCGGCCACATCAGGCGGATTTTGGTTAGTAATTTTTTTAATTGCAAAATTAATTTGTTCTTGGGCTGATTGAGATGAACTTGGATTTGGCAATTGATTTAAAGTAAAATCAAGTAAAAGTGACTGTTTTTCAAAATAGTTTTTAATTCAGTCATTTCAAGAAGTTATTCCTTCTTTGCCAATTGGCTTACTTGCTAATAAAAGGTTTTCTTCAGTATCAGATTTGTCTGCGAATTTGTCAAGGTTAAAATTCTTTTTATAAACAGGAAATTCTTCTTCTTTAAAAAGATATTGTTTATATTGGGATGTAAGTCCTTGGAAATAAGTCTTAATTCGATTTTCAAATTCTTTGCCTTTGAGTGTGTTTGGGACTTCTGTTACTTTTGAGGTTTTAACATTATTTATTTTTTCATAATTATCATCATTGTTAGTTCCTCATTCAAGACCTTGGTAGTTTTCTTTGTCAAAACTAACATCACCACGTTTTAGTTTTAGATTATTGGCAAAAGCAAAAGGGCTAATAATATTAAGGCCAAATTGACTTGGATTCTTTTTTAGACCTTCACGGTTTCGCTTAAAGTAATCACGAAGTTGTATTCAGAAAAAACTTTGCTGTAGTTTTTCTTCAAGATTATCACGAGTTTTTGAAGCAATATCAGCAAGTTTAATTTTAATATCTTCATCAACTTTATCAATAAATTGGTCAATTAATGATTCTTTTTGGGCTTCTCAGTATGCTTTATTTTGCCTTAGATCTTCTTCAGTAATTGGCTCAGCCTTTTTTTCACTTGTGCTTGGTTGAGCTTGTCCGCCAGGATTTTGGCCAGGATTTTGCCCAGGATTTGCTGGTTGAATTGTAGGGGGCTGGCTTGGGCTTGAAGGAGCTGGGGCAGTTTGTTGAAATTCAACAGCAGGAGGACTAAAAGTTGAAGCTGATGAAAGAAAAAATAAAGATGAAATTGAAAAGACTGATAAAATAGGCGCAAAAACTAGTTTATTTTTTAATTTTTTAGACATAATTCACCTCGGTTTGAACTAAAAAAAACAGTTGCATCAAACGGTTTTGTTCATTTTCTTGTTTGGCAAGCATATAATTATTATACAATTCTAAATTTGAACTTAGCTCTAAATTTGCTTGCATTTGCAACTTGTGTAAAAGTGTTTTTTTGCTTTTTTGATTTGATTTTTTCTGAATATAATATTCTTTTTTATCAGTTTTGTAAAAAATCAAATCATCATGAAGCCGAATAGAAGCGCTGTTTTCTAAAGAAAAAAGTAATGATTTGTGGGCAAAAAAATAAAAAACCCCTGAAGAAATTTCGATTTTTATGAGCGAAAAATCAAGATTTGAGACAATAAATGGTTCAAGTGGTGCAAAATATTTTTCCTGTTCAATGTTAATATATATTTTGCAATCTTTAAAATTTATAGTTTTATTTTCAGGGGTCAAAATTCGGAAATTTCAAAGTTGTGATTCCATTTAAAAAATTCCTTTCGGTTTGCTCTTAATCAAGTTTAGTTCCTCAATTTCTAGCTCACGTTCAATTTTTAAAATTGTTGTTTTAAGACGTAAAATTTTTTCCTCAATTTCCTTTAAAAGTGTATTTTCGTGAATAAGTTTATTTTTATAGACGATAAATTGCGACTCAAGTAGTAAAACCTGCACGGATGTAGCAAAATATGTTTGAATTTGAGTTTGGTAAAATTCTTCAAAATTAGGGAAAAAACGGACTTTATCAAGGCTAGCTTTGAATTTATCAATTGTTTCTTGACTTGTTTCCATTTTAAATTCAAATTGGTTTAATGGGAAAATTGTTGCAATAAAATTTGGGATTTTATTTGAATAAACGGCCATTTTTACTGATGAAAACTGACGAGTTTTAAGTCCATATTCAATAACTTGACCAATTTTTACTGAATTTTCAAAGGAATTGTCTAAATTTTCAAAACTAGTTATGATTTTCATATTGTTTTTCTTTGCAAAATTAATTGCCCGAACACCAAGAGGAACAATAAAATCTTTTTCGGTATAATTTTCTAAAATTTTAGTTTCAATTTGATCAAAAAAGTTTTGGGTATATTTTTCATTTGATGAAGGATAAATTCAAAGATTAATATTTTGACGGGCAAAAGCTTTTTTTGTCAGTAGTGATAATTTTGTGCTAAATGGTCTTTTTGGACTAAATTGAGCAAGTAAAAACTGTCCAATTAAGAAAAATTCATAAACATTTCTTATTGTTCTTAAAAGAAGGTTAATTTGGATTAGAGAAATATTTCGATTTAACGAAACTAAATCATAAATTTTGATAAAATTGTCTCTTTTTTCCTTTTTTTCATTTATGTTCATAATCTAAAACTCTCAGAATTAAAGTATTTATGCTTTTTTATTTGGATCCTTTTGATCTTCTAAACTTGATGCTAAAGAAACTTCGCTGAAAATAACTTTAAGTGTTTTTGTTTGCGGATCTAGAAAAACAATGCATCCTTCGACAACTTCAACAAAACGGCTTTTGTTGGCAATAAAATCTCAAGCAAGCGTGTTTAAATTGGAAAGTAGTGCTGAAAATCTTGAATCAGAACTATCTGAGTAAAAATTACTTGCTCTAACATTTGAAGATTCAACTTGAGCAATTATAGGAACAAGCCCTTTTGAGCCAAAACGACTTGAGCGTTGTCAAGAAATTACGAAATTTTTAAATACTAATTCTGTGGTTGACTTATAAGAGTCAATAACTTTTTTTTGGTATTTTTCTTTCATCGAGGATTTTGCTTTTTGCGAGGATACAAGTAGAGTTAAATTCATTAGTGCATCAAAACTAATAAAATTGGGATGATTAATTAAATCATAATAGTCGCGAAACTCTGTTTTTGTATCAAGTTGGTTTGGATTTGCTTGCTTTTTCTTTCCTAAAATTTTCATGATTTGTTCCTTATTTTTTAACTTTTAGATTTGGAAGTTTTTAGATCTAAGACGAACCTATTTTTTCATTTTCAACGTTTTCTTTTTGATCTTGAGATGGTTTGTTTTTTGTTGTTAGAATTAAAGTATTTTTACCAATTGCAACAAATAAATTTGCCAAAACAAAAATTGCTAGTAAAACAGTTAAAATCCCAAGAAAATAGAAACTATAGTCAATATAAAAAACTGATACTAAATCTCTTTGGTAGTCTTCTGGCTTAACTTGGGAAACAGTAGATGTATAAATAT
This sequence is a window from Mesomycoplasma ovipneumoniae. Protein-coding genes within it:
- a CDS encoding MSC_0618 family F1-like ATPase beta subunit — its product is MIGFVSQIWTNVAEIKFQTDLDKIQLEQALTMHQNTTVLVIKKILDANTVRAIVIAKSQPIAVGHQVVNTLTFLQVPVGASAKNQVFNILAQSQNNAQYKPKTIPINSTVNVTKENFNVRHKLLETGIKALDFFVPIFEGYKIGIFGGAGVGKTVLMKEIIFNVSKQRQKVSSIFVGSGERSREGLELFLELQESNLMSKSTMFVAQMNETPGARSMIVPMGVTAAEYARDYEKQDVLLFIDNIYRFIQATNEVSSALEKNVSIGGYHATMDSDVSFIEDRLYKNENGSITSFQTVFLPMDDLSDPAAISLFTHLDSSFVLSRDKMSRNIFPAFDPLVSTSNSVSVNVIGERHFNAIIAAKSIMKKYKDLEDVILILGFDELDAESKIIVRKALQLENFFTQNFFMAAAFTKEPGVYVPLEKTIDSVIRIIDGEFLDISPSEFAFIGSVDDLAKKEA
- a CDS encoding MSC_0619 family F1-like ATPase alpha subunit, which codes for MSLRVASVLDYVILVKGQYNWKEQQFFQIKNKPEIKAVVIQASYMQAYLLFNNQKGKVEINDELVELPDFDRVATSMEFFGKIIDLSGNIIEPKSARPQTFLTYRHSAFATAAGVLQRQLLDRQVYTGILSIDLFNPIGFGQRELIVGDRQTGKTHIGINTIINQKNSPTTKCIYVSIGQKRQNLVSLYHDLLKNGAMNNTIVLHAASTSPFDQYLAPYFAMAHAENLSYNYDVVIVFDDLSKHASVWREVALLTNQPIGKEAFPADIFFAHSKLLERSGRFIGRKSITALPILQTVDNDITALVSSNVISITDGQIITSSALFAEGKIPAVNIGLSVSRTGSSVQAKNIRAISKEISSLYYNYQKQIKLAKLDYDLNKETSDLLFKGSQVEQFLVQKGYSYYSPTSVLMGIKIISWGLLKDVADPTKVVNFVQALIETDPFAKQIFAKYTNNEFIDDQLAGSYFATVVNQFLEKSTNTQLEVPLAFPKMDQSLLDSITQKAQNIGGR
- a CDS encoding MSC_0622 family F1-like ATPase gamma subunit, translating into MNINEKKEKRDNFIKIYDLVSLNRNISLIQINLLLRTIRNVYEFFLIGQFLLAQFSPKRPFSTKLSLLTKKAFARQNINLWIYPSSNEKYTQNFFDQIETKILENYTEKDFIVPLGVRAINFAKKNNMKIITSFENLDNSFENSVKIGQVIEYGLKTRQFSSVKMAVYSNKIPNFIATIFPLNQFEFKMETSQETIDKFKASLDKVRFFPNFEEFYQTQIQTYFATSVQVLLLESQFIVYKNKLIHENTLLKEIEEKILRLKTTILKIERELEIEELNLIKSKPKGIF
- a CDS encoding MSC_0620 family F1-like ATPase-associated subunit, with protein sequence MSKKLKNKLVFAPILSVFSISSLFFLSSASTFSPPAVEFQQTAPAPSSPSQPPTIQPANPGQNPGQNPGGQAQPSTSEKKAEPITEEDLRQNKAYWEAQKESLIDQFIDKVDEDIKIKLADIASKTRDNLEEKLQQSFFWIQLRDYFKRNREGLKKNPSQFGLNIISPFAFANNLKLKRGDVSFDKENYQGLEWGTNNDDNYEKINNVKTSKVTEVPNTLKGKEFENRIKTYFQGLTSQYKQYLFKEEEFPVYKKNFNLDKFADKSDTEENLLLASKPIGKEGITSWNDWIKNYFEKQSLLLDFTLNQLPNPSSSQSAQEQINFAIKKITNQNPPDVAEKPEFEVRIAPDLPPIIAPQYAAMTPQQVVNLYNSASQEEKNNIFFFLNPLNSRFKYFIESVSFDAAGNKINAKVKIVDFVNQVRDPADKSKAEKVYDTPHYTDFPEGATPAQKQAITTNLYHSNLGVTAVIDQFFSTLNIQDQFSFDQIRYYSPGSQTTIYNFFYLLTKVFYNQDFLDAQKKLAQDYINSSHGTVFSASQFQFLSYLKKSEIDNNKAWSHYYLIYFLNLIVLQDKFFQYLAKPNAVDKEAAAQKEKQFDENLKKLNLTREDINRYFAQAHEKVALFHNESYKLSSNLVNQFLAMTQLGRQINLLNQILGHVAYFDEPQTNQGSSSINNNQQNSDPIQNFSALIEKFNNEQQGQWLSNNLAYIIVGTLSVILVSIAVISRLLVYKKNQLKKVENNSENQQQGEK
- a CDS encoding DUF2714 domain-containing protein, translating into MKILGKKKQANPNQLDTKTEFRDYYDLINHPNFISFDALMNLTLLVSSQKAKSSMKEKYQKKVIDSYKSTTELVFKNFVISWQRSSRFGSKGLVPIIAQVESSNVRASNFYSDSSDSRFSALLSNLNTLAWDFIANKSRFVEVVEGCIVFLDPQTKTLKVIFSEVSLASSLEDQKDPNKKA
- a CDS encoding MSC_0621 family F1-like ATPase epsilon subunit, which gives rise to MESQLWNFRILTPENKTINFKDCKIYINIEQEKYFAPLEPFIVSNLDFSLIKIEISSGVFYFFAHKSLLFSLENSASIRLHDDLIFYKTDKKEYYIQKKSNQKSKKTLLHKLQMQANLELSSNLELYNNYMLAKQENEQNRLMQLFFLVQTEVNYV